A window of Papilio machaon chromosome W, ilPapMach1.1, whole genome shotgun sequence genomic DNA:
CTATTTGAGAGATGTTGAAACCTTCCCGATGCAAAACGATGATTTGTTCTCTTTCTTCAGCAAGAAGATTACGCGGCATTATGTTAAATGATTACAGATTAAGTCCAGGGTTCTAGCACAGGTAAACGTAAGGCGATCTATCAGTCCGGAAAACAAGCAGAGGTCACTAATAGGCACAAATCACAAAAGtccaaaaaacaaacagaGGTCGTAAAACTTAAAACGCATAACAAAGACAGCGGCAGTAACAACACGCAGGGATGCAGAGCAGTACGCAACTGattgtttttactattatcCAGTCGCTTGCGCAACTCATTGCTAACTCATTGGCTATCCGTAAAAAGGGGGCGGAGTTTGTTTCGTTGCACGGTGCAAGGCATATTTTCGTTAAGTGGAACACCGGGAATTTCCGCCATTGTACTTCATCGTACCTCCGACGCCGATGAAAGTCCCGCCCACCATAATCGCAGACTGGGTCGGAGGTGCTCGTCGAGGCCCGTAAAAATACATGGCCTCAGACTTGTGCAATGCAACCTCCAAACCCAGACGGCGGATTCTGGCCACCATAATGGCCAAGCCAGCCGTAGCCCTGCATCGGGCCTCCCTGTGAGTGCTGCCCCGCGCCGTCACCAAGGTGTCGTCAGCGTAACACACGACTTCAACGCCACCCGGGAGGGGCAGGCGCAGCACCCAGTCGTACCCGATGTTCCATAGGAGCGGCCCGAGAACCGACCCCTGCGGAACACCACACGACGTTGCCCGCTGCGACCAGCCGACGCTGGTTGGGTACGCGACCGAGCGTTCGGAGAGGTAGGCCGCGACAATCCTCCGAAGGTACGGCGGGAAACCGTGGTTTCCCAGCGCCTCCCTGATGGTTTCCCAGGGCAAGGTGTTGAAGGCGTTGGAGATGTCCAAAGACACCACCAACAGCACTTCGCCCCGGGACTCCGCATCTTCCGCAAGGTCCCTAACCCGCGCTATGGCGTCCCGGGTGGACCTGCCAGTGCGGAAGCCGAACTGGTTGGCGCTGAGATTCGGCCCCACACTCTCCAGGTGCTGGACGAGACGAGCGGCAATCACCCGCTCAAAGAGCTTGCTGATCTCGTCCAGCAGAACTATCGGTCGGTACGCCGACGGCTCGAGGGCCGGACGGCCGTCCTTTTTGAGAAGGACCAGTTTCCCTCTCTTCCACTCACTCGGGAACTGGCCCCGCTCCAAACAGGCCTGGAATAATGCCCGTATCCACGGTCCGAGCGGCTCCAGCGCTAGGACCCAGGCGCGGCCGGGCACACCGTCGGGGCCGGGAGCAGTGTTTTTGGCGCGCATGCGCAACACCGCCGCCCTCAGCTCATCCTCCGTTACCGGCGGTGCTCCTGGATCTCCTCCCTCCCCAGTGGATTCAGCCATATCAGGCGCCTTGAAACCGGCAGCTGCCGGCGGGAACAGGCCGGCGACCACCGCGTCGACGTCATGTGGCTGAAGACTCTGGGTGATGGGAGGGCCCCTAGATCGGAGCTTTCGTCGTACGACCTTGTAGGGCCTCCCGAATGGATCACTATCCAGAGCCCTCAGCATCTCATCGTCCGCCTGGTCCTTCGCCGCGCCGATAGCCACCCGAAGGGCCTTGACCGCACTCCTGTAGAGGGAGTAGAGCCGCTCTTCCTCCGTAGCGTCCCGGCGCCTCCGCCGACGGCAGCGGGTATACCGGCGTCTCGCCGCCACGCAAGTACTGCGCAGCAGCGTGAGCTCGGCTGTCCACCAGTACACCGGCCGTCTGGAGGGGACGGATCGGACCCTGGGCATAGCCCCGTCACAAACCCGCGCCATGGCCGCACCCAATCGCGCCGCCTCTTCACCGACCTCGTCGACACGCTCCCGGGGAGCAGAAAACCACGCCTCGACGAGAGCGGCCTCGACCAAAAAGTCCCGGTCCATCCGTGACAAAGACCACCGTGGACCCTCCCCGCTCAGGGGCCGATCTGGGCCACTCAGGTTGGACGGGGACGCGGATATGCCGAACCTCACGTAACGGTGGTCCGAAAGCGTCTCCACGTCCTCGACCACGTGCCAGCCATAAACACGGCGTGCCAGGACGGCATCGGCGAAGGCGACATCAACAATGGAGCCGCCTTGACGCCGCACGCACGTGTTGACCGACCCCCGGTTGAGGACCATGAGTCCGGTCTCCGTCGCCCAATCTTCCAACTCCCGGCCCCGCGGATCCGTCGTCGGGCATCCCCAAGCCGAGGATTTGGCGTTGAGGTCCCCCGCGACGAGCACTCGGGTGGATCGACTTCTGCCTATCAGGACGCCGATCTCAGAGATAAATGCCTCGAAGTCGGCGAGACTCCGATTCGGCGAGAAGTACACCCCGACCACCAAGATGTCGCCGACGAGGGCCGCCACGTATCCCTGACCTCGGACTACGTCCGCGAAGGCCGGAGAGCCTGTGACGGACCGGGACGTTAAGGCCACCAGCCCGTCTGTGTCCCCCACCCAATCGTCCCCAGACGGGACCCGGTAGGGCTCGGCCACCACCGCCACATGTATTCTCCACTCCGCCATGCTCTGGAACAGAAGGTCCTGAGCTCTGGCGGAGTGATTGATATTGGCCTGGAGGAGGTTGAGGGCCATTATTCGACGACCATAGCTGCCTCCTCAGCCCCCGGCGCCGCTGCCTGTTGGGATGAGTCCGAGGACTGACCGGCCGTCGGGCTCGGACCTTCCTCTCCTCCCTTCTTTTTCCTCCTCCCATTGGATGGGGGGATGCACGCCTTGCTCCCGACATGGTGCTCCGCAGGGGCGCCAGCCGCGGCGCAGACGACGCAGTGAAGCGCGGCCGTGCATCCGCGGGCCTTGTGACCTGGTTGACCGCACCGGAAACAGAGCCCGGAGCGGTCTACTCCCTCTTGGCACTGGCAAGATATGTGCCCTGGAGCCAGGCACCTGAAGCACCTGATGGGGCGGGCATCTAGCAACCTGGCCTGGGCGGACACCCAACCCACCAGTAGGCGGCCGACGGTCGCAATCTTCTTTGCAGCCGCGACGGGACACTGGACCACGACTGATCCCAGTCCGTCGCGGCCGGTCGACATTGCGCCGGCCCGTAGCTGCTCGGCGGGGCACCCTCCCGCTGCAGCAATGGCGGCAACCACCTCGGCACTGGTGGTGGCGTCGTCCAAGCCTGCCACCCGTAGGGCCACGGACTTAATAGGCCTGGAGACGCGGACGACACCACCATCCAGGACCTCCCGGAGCCTTTGGGCCAGGGAGTCCGCCTTCTTGCCGCTAGAGGCGCCCGGGAACTCGAAGACACGTCCCCCATTGGCAGCCTTCCGAAGGCGAACGCCCTGGGCTCCGAACTCGGCTGGGTTTATTTTCTCCTTCGCCGAGGCAATGACGCTGGCGTAGGTGGCACCCTGCTCCGCAGCGCCCGGCTGCAGCGTAATAACAACTGCCGACGACCGAGGCACATGCAGCTTTGCTGCACCACTCTTCACCTGAGGCCGCCTTTTAGGGCCCACCTTTGTCCACTCGCCAACCGCGGGCTGCGACGGCTGCTGCCCGGGTGGTGGgtctttcttcttcttcttcttccttTTTCTCCTCCTCTTTCTCTTCTCTTTTTCCCCGCTAGCGGGTAAGGAGGTCTGGGCAGGACCCGACGGGCGCTGGTGTAGCGCCGATGGGGCTTTCCTTTGAGTGCCGCTGGGGCCGGGTTGAGCCGCCACTTTGGGTGCCGTCTGTTGCCGCGCAAGTTTGTCGGCGTATGTGATCCCGTCCTTCCTCGTATCGGCCGCGAGAGGCGGCCGCAGGTTCTTCTCCGGGAGAAGTCTGTCCTCCAGCGAGGCCAGGCGGGCGTTCATCATCCCCCCGACCTGAACCATCACTGCACGACAGATCTCCTCCACGGAGGGCGTCTCGCTCGGTGTTTGTGTTTGTGGGGGCCGTGATGCGGGGGCGGCCTCCATTGTCACATCAGGGTCGGAATGGCCAGCGGAACCCCGTGTCCGCAGGTCCTCCTTGATGGTAGCAAGCTCCTTACGGAGTGCGTCCATCTCGGCGCGCAGGCGGGCATTGTCTGCCTGCAGCTGCTGTGTTTCTTCCGTTTGTGTGCGAGCCCCGAGGACTTCCACAGCTTCCTTGATGGATGCCGCAGCGTCCTTCAAGGCCCGCACAAAGGTACCCTTTAGGTTGGACGACTTGGTCGCCACCTTCATTATAATCTCCAGGTCCTCCTGCACCTGCTCATGAAGCTGAGCGGCGCATCTCTCTCCCGTTACTTCCGCAGGTCGAGAAAACAGCGCAGACCTTGTCTCGCGCCGGAAACGAGCGATCTTAGCTTCCTTCTCGAGGTCTTCCTCCTTATTCTTGGCCCGAGCTCTGGCCGCAGCCCTCTTTTCTTGCTGGCGCCACCTTGCCATCGCTAGGGACACCGCCCGGTCTTCGTCCTCGGATCCCTCGCTGAGACGGGGCCGCTTCGCGCCGAACATCGCTGCGGCCGCCTCCGAAATCTGGGACCTCTCGGAAATGACGATGTGGCTGCAGTCGGAATCCGACGCTGCCCTACCATCGCACTCCATGGTGTCATCATTGGTATGACCTGGGGCCGCCTCACGGCACTCTGCAGGTCTCCCGTTCCCAACACCAACCTCTTTTTCCTTCCTTAAAACCAAATCGCATGCTTCAGAATCCAAATTTCTCGCCAAGGTCGTTTTTTGGGTGACAGTAAGGCAGCCCttgccccccccagaatacgaGGGGCAGCCTGCAGCCGTAGCCACAGGGAGGGATTCTCCCTCAGCCGAACTGAGggtaccctcctggggtagTTTCTTTTTTCGAGATGCCATTACATAGTTCTCCAGTGTTATCGGACACCGGAAACCGCCTTTAGATACAGGGTGAGGTCCCTGACCACGATGCGCGGCCTAGAAGGCCACCATCCCACGACCGAAGTCCTCTGCAGTTAAATGTGCTGCCGCACACCGACGTATTTGCCCGACAGGGTGGCCGAGTTGACCATACCAGCCGCGCCGAGGACCTTGAAGGCCCCCCATCCTACGACCCCTAAGGATCCACTGGTGTTTTCCGCGGGCCTGTCCGGTATGGGAGGCCCTGTCCGGCATAGCCCCGCGGAAAAACACCCCAACACGCCGCACGGCAGCACCTCGGTGCTCGCCGTACCCAGCACCGCCCAATGAGCGTGCTTGAGCCCCATCCTTCATCCTGTGATGATCACAGGAGGTGGAGGGGCTCCTCCTCCTCCGgggattttttatagaggttcccttcctcgcggcccaacgctcagtgcgcaaggcccccggtccgctcagtgcggattacggtttgcttggcgtccaccgatcataaagaccagcggacggccaagtgtggtgttgccaccgggtaattttttagagaggttttcttcctcgcagccccacgctcagtgcgcagggcccccggttccgctcagtgcggattacgggTTGTCCGACGGTGGCCGAAGCCATCGCCCACCGGCCAAAGACCGGCAGGCCCGCCGCACGGGTGGTCGCCACCCGAACTGTCCCAGAACCAGAACAGTCCGAGCAACAACCCATCGGGATAGCGCATCGCTGCGCTCCACCCGTCTAGTGTTTGGTTCACGGGGCTTTCgccctaccccggcagaaggccggggcgttcccctatccaccacccggggacgcgccacgtcggagttcacctctccgcccactcggacaaccgagcaggtccgtggaaaaattaccacccccacattcaaccccttacaacccttttttcgcgttaaaaagtagtctttgttctttctcgggctctagactaaatatcagtaagggtaacagcaaaacatattaaataaaacattcacctaaacctcacatattcccaaacaaattttcatcccctattgttatttagcacccttcagggtaaaatttttacagaaattgaatttcatatttatttatatcaaattagcaggcttagacagaagtttcatgcttctaactgtaaaaatgacgatacttccatacaaatcaccacccctactttcaaccccttacaacccttttttcgcgtttaaaaatagactatgttctttctgaggccctagactaaatattggtaagggtaacagcaaaacatactaaacaaaacattcaccaaagtctaaaatattcccaaacaaaatttcatcccctatagttatttagcacccttgagggtaacatttttacaaaaattttatttcatatttatttctatcaaattagcagccttagaaagaaatttcaagcttctaactgttaaaatgacaatacttccatacaaattaccacccccactttcaaccccttacaaccctgttttcgcgttaaaaagtagcctatgtccatcctcaggctctagtctatctgtgtaccaaatttcatttaaatcggttcagtagttttggcgtgaaagcgagacagacagacagacagacagacagacagagagacagagttactttcgcatttataatattataataatatataataatataatattagtaaggatgttttgctgttacccttactgatatttagtttagagcccgagaaagaacgcgaaaaaggggttttaAGGgtttgaaagtgggggtgaaagtttgtatggaattatcgtcatttttacaggtagaaggttgaaacttattttcaaggctgctaatttgataaagataaatatgaaattaaatttttgtaaaattttacccccaagggtgctaaataactataggggatgaaattttgtttggcaatatgtgaggttttgttgaatgttttctttaatatgttttgctattacccttaccaatatttagtctagagcctaaggaaggacatagggcacattttaacgcgaaaaagggttgaaaggggttgaacgtgggggtgaaagtttgtatggaattatcgtcatttttacagttggaagcttgaaacttatttttgaggttgctaattctatataaataaatatgaaattaaatttttgtaaaaaatttacccccaagggtgctaaataacaataggggatgaaattttgattggcaatatgctcggttttggtgaatgttttgtttaatatgttttgctgttatccttgccaatatttagtctagagcctgaggaaagacgtagtgTTCGTATCAACGACCATGGCTAGAGCAGAGCCTGCCCATAGTAACGGAAGATTCCACAGcaacgataaaaatatgtagagcaTACGTGATATGTAGCAGGAAGTCTAAAAGATTGGGGCGCAcgtaacacacacacacacctaTGAAGATCGTGTAAATGCTCATGCTTGGTCAGGCATCTAAGAACATATATAAGGCGaaataaacatcaaataaaCCTCTTCCGTTACCAGCATTAGGTGGTTTTATTTCCCCGTGCTCCGCATTGGGGGTGCACCGTTGATTATTGCCGGTGCACCTCCCGTGCGAGTTGTTCTGTATATCCGCAGTCAGTCCCCTACCCGGGGCCGATTTAGGATGTACATGTTGGTCCTTCGAGTAAAACGAACGACGTCCAAGGTACAGTCGCAGATTCCATAAGGCAAGCAAGACGACGCCAACCGGAATTGTCGAGGTAAGTACCTTACACATTACCTAACACCTcggtcaattaaaaataatgttagacCAAGTTTAGCgtcgtaatattaataatacatgtGCACAGCAATAAttgctttataatattgtaatcgTGTAATAACTGCTCATGAAATATATTCGGGGGTAGTTATTATGGGCGTTTTGTTAAAGACCCAACAAATGACTAATTAGTTGAAAGAATTTAGTATCGCAGAAaccttataaatttgttatttcattatagCTGTATTGGAAGTATAAtgtagaaatgaaaataaataaataagttgcTTTATGGAGTAATTGGTTAAGATTATATAAGTACTTTGCGCGGTAATTTGCTGAGGCGCAAATAATATAGCtaattg
This region includes:
- the LOC123722936 gene encoding uncharacterized protein LOC123722936, translating into MASRKKKLPQEGTLSSAEGESLPVATAAGCPSYSGGGKGCLTVTQKTTLARNLDSEACDLVLRKEKEVGVGNGRPAECREAAPGHTNDDTMECDGRAASDSDCSHIVISERSQISEAAAAMFGAKRPRLSEGSEDEDRAVSLAMARWRQQEKRAAARARAKNKEEDLEKEAKIARFRRETRSALFSRPAEVTGERCAAQLHEQVQEDLEIIMKVATKSSNLKGTFVRALKDAAASIKEAVEVLGARTQTEETQQLQADNARLRAEMDALRKELATIKEDLRTRGSAGHSDPDVTMEAAPASRPPQTQTPSETPSVEEICRAVMVQVGGMMNARLASLEDRLLPEKNLRPPLAADTRKDGITYADKLARQQTAPKVAAQPGPSGTQRKAPSALHQRPSGPAQTSLPASGEKEKRKRRRKRKKKKKKDPPPGQQPSQPAVGEWTKVGPKRRPQVKSGAAKLHVPRSSAVVITLQPGAAEQGATYASVIASAKEKINPAEFGAQGVRLRKAANGGRVFEFPGASSGKKADSLAQRLREVLDGGVVRVSRPIKSVALRVAGLDDATTSAEVVAAIAAAGGCPAEQLRAGAMSTGRDGLGSVVVQCPVAAAKKIATVGRLLVGWVSAQARLLDARPIRCFRCLAPGHISCQCQEGVDRSGLCFRCGQPGHKARGCTAALHCVVCAAAGAPAEHHVGSKACIPPSNGRRKKKGGEEGPSPTAGQSSDSSQQAAAPGAEEAAMVVE